The Rhizobium sp. NLR16a genomic sequence CATGCAAGGGTTGTCCATCCTTCATCGCGTCAGACCTATACTCCGTCGCACAAACTGATAGAAAGAGCGCTCGCGGATTTCGAAGAAACTGTCCGTTGCCGGACGCGGTCGGCAGCGGTGGAACTAGAAAACGGGCGCACGTTTTCTGGCCGCCAAAAGGAGCCTTAAACGACATGAACATGGTCTCGAAGATTGCGAAATTCCCAGTTGCCCCGTCCGTTGGTGCTCTGCTTGCAGAAGCTCGTCTGGCTCGCGGCTATTCGCTTGACGACGTCGCAGAAACCACTGGTCTGACTGTGACAGAGGTGACAGCTCTGGAGAATGACGCGGATTTCGACGCGTCGAGGATCCGAAGGACCGCATCCGCTCTAGGGATTCTAAAAAAGATATGTGATGCGCCGCGCTGACTTCTTTGAGCAGCTTCTTCCACGCTGCACCTCTTCCAGGAAGATTGGTGCCGCAACTCACGGGTCGCGCTTCACCGCTATCTCGAGCAAGAAATCAATGCCTCCCGAGACGAGGTGACATGCTATTACTTCGGGAATGGGGAGGCCTCTAGGAAGGAGTCTGCGTTGTCGTGGGAGTACCGTGCGGCGTAACGGAATATCCTCACTCCAATTGAGTAGGCCGGACGGTTGATCGCGGGCTATGAAGACAGCCAACCTTTTCTTCAAGCGCTCTAGTATGCTGCGAGACCGCCAAAGGCGTAACCCGAAGTACTTTGGTCACCCGCTCACGGGCTTGCGTTGCGAAGGACTGCGCTTAAGTTGAAACGATCCAACATCGTCAATCTGCCTTATGCCAGTTAAGGAAATCTCATTTGTTCGCGCCCAGTTCCCGTCTTAGACATGGCCAAGACATCGTGTGATACGCAGAGGAGACCGCGGGCAATGGCTATTGTGTTGCGAGACAAATTCGAAATGCTGTCGAATATGACGCCCTCGCTCAAAGAGGGTGAGTATGTATTCTGCTCGATTCCCAATGAAGGGAGCAAAGCCCACAATCTGAATCCGATCGCGACATTTCACGAAAAAGAAGGTTTGACAGTCATCCTTGAGAAAGGAGAGGCGCACGAAGCGGGGTTCGAAACGTCACTTGCGATGCGCCAGATCACCCTCGATGTGAATTCTGCGCTCGATGGCGTCGGCCTTACGGCGGGCGTCGCCGCCTCTCTCGCAGAAGCCGGGATACCGTGCAACATGGTGGCCGCATATCACCACGACCACATCTTTGTTCCGACGGGCCTAGCTGATCGAGCATTGCATCTGTTGGAAAGGCTGCAACGCGAGTCCGCGCGGGCGATGCGCAATGTTAACGAACTGTAATCCCCCGCACATAGCGGCGAAGCTTTGCGAAATTCGCGGGCAAACGGCAGCACGAGCAGACCTGGCGTTGGTTCGCAACGCCGCGAGAGCCAATCTTCAGAGTTTCGTTCAATTGCAGTGCGAGCAAATTGGACTAATGCTATCCAGCCCGCCTCCATGTCGCGCATTACTCCAATCAATATCTCGACATGCTTCTGGTGGAACTTGATGTTGTCCGGGAAAAGGATGATGCCCTCTTCAATGGCAGAGAGCGCCGTCTTCCAATCCTCAATATCGGTCGCCGCCCGGATTCGACGAAGCAACGCGCGCGCCGGAGCATGGATCTCGGCTTCAGCAATCCGCTCCTCTTCGGCACTTTTTGCTTCGGCGCTGGCGCGCCAGCTGCCGTCAATCACTTTTGGCAGAACGTCCTCGAGCTTAACCAGATCGCCGATAAAGGCGATCCTACCGTCTAGGTCGACAACGAACGCCCGTGGAACGGCGGAAGATAGACTGGCTTTGAGCCAATCCTCATCCATTTCGCCTGAGTAGTCGAACCCGATCCGTATGTTCGCATTCGGGAGCCATTTGGTCACCCATGCGTCCACCTCAGCTAGGGCCTCGTCAACCATTGCAGTCCGATTATTTGCTACAATGCCGATGACCTCAATGCCGATGTCCCGATATTGCTCATGCAACTGAGCCAGGCGGGCCAGCGCCGGCCCGCAACCACTGCAGGTAGTCGAAACGAACGCAGGGATGTATATCTTGCCGAGCTTGAAGTTGGGAAGCGGATCGCCGCGCAGCCAGTGCTGCACTTTGATAGACGGGGCTGGAGAGCCGCTATTCAAGCTGGAGGTCATTTTCATTCTCCACCAGTAGTTATCCGGAGCTTCGTGCGCCAGGAATGAGCGTGTGAAGTATCAGGTCGAGTTGCTTCGATTTCGAAACGCGGCGCATGTTCCGTCTGTTGGACCCACGCTTGTGATCTCGTCTTCTAAAATGGCGTCTGCGGATGCGGGCGGCCATTGCGATGGTGTCCTTCTTTTGGGAGGGTGGCGATCTCTCCGTCGCGAGGAAGACACCGAGCCTCGATGAAGATGGAGGTCATTGGAATTCCCATTAGTCATGAACACCTATGCTTCTCCGCGTTGGACGCCGCGGGTCGTGCAAGGGACGCCTGTAAGTCAGGCGCCGGAGGTTCAGCCTCCTTGCAATTGCGGATCCGACCGGAGCCGGGTCTCCATCAATCGTCCGCTTTCCGGAACGACGATCAGGCGCCTGATTGTCCGGCACCCGTTTGATAAAAGGCACAGTGTGCATAGTCACTTGATCTCCCAAAATCGGAACAGGTCAGTAGCGACCCGACTTACTCTGAGCACTACTCGTGCCAGTCAGGTTGCGCCGATAAGCCTTTGAGATTGCACATGTGCTGTTGTCGCTATTCGCAGGGTTTGTAGGGCTTCCGACATGCGTTGTCGGAAGCAGCCCCGATCACTACCGCGTTGAAGAGGCGCTCCGACAGGCTTCAAATCGGATAAGTCATGAAGGCTGCGCTACGAGCGGGTAGATTTGGACAATCCCCATACCGTGGGTACCCATCCCCCCTGGTCGCGCCCTTCCCCGGGCGCGCTTCTCGCATCCTGGACGACGGCCGGGTTGCGCAAGATCAGGAGATCCTCACCCTGGATAATGAGGTGTTGCGAAAAATCTCATGGCGGTTAGAGCCAATGTTCGCGCTAGCAGCGATCTTGCCATTGACCTCAAAGCTCTGATCTCGTCCGGATCCACCATCGGCCCGGTCCGCCTCCTCACCGAAACGGTTAAGGCCGAGCTGGCGCATTTTCTCAACCTGCTGCGTGAGAACCGATTTTTCCCGTACTAGGTGTTTGATCCGGGGAATTGATGGTGCGATCTTTTCCGCCGAATGGAAGGAAGCACTATGGGCCAATACGTCACGGCAGCGCCACGACCACGCACGCAATTCGAGCTGCAATACAGCGATCGCAAGCTTCGGCCGCGGAGCTGAGCCGGAGCTACGGGATCAATCCGAAGACGGTTCTGAAGTGGCGCAAGCGGGCATAAATCAGGCGACCTACTTCAAATGGAAGAAGAAGTATGCCGGCTTTCCGCGCCGATCAGGCCTGTCTGGAACGTCGTCTTCGTGAGATCTGCGAGAAGCGTGTGCGGTACGGCTATCGTCTTAGCATAAAATGCGTTGACACGCTGCTCAAGCCCGCGGCCGGTGGATCGGACTTGGACACGTTTAGTGCTCGAACCGCTCCAGCATATGCTTCAGTTGTGCATTTTGCATTCGAAGCTTGCTCGCCAGTTGGTGCCGGAGGAGCCTGATCTCTTCATTGAGATTGATTGCATCGTCAGAAGCAGTGGAAACGCTTGGAGGCCGTGGGAGAACGACCGCAATAGTTTTCGACTTCTTGCCCCGCGTGCTGCGCTTTCGCGTTTGACCTTCACCCGCGGCATGCGCAGCTATGTCGACTTCATCGAACAAAGCTGGATCAGCTCCTTCCTCCGGTCCCGCGCCGTCGATATCTGTGGGACCATCAACAGCGCTTGCCGCCTCTTCGGCATGACCCGGGTCGACTGGCACCGCCGCGGAATGACCCTGGAGAACTGACTTTTCGTCGGCCGGACGGTCTGCGGCGCCTAACTCGTTGTTGGCTGTCGGCTTGGCAATGGCCAATACGTCCGACTTCACGGCATCGGTCGAGCCTTGTTCTTGCCTCTGCTGCCGTCGCGGGGACACCAATCGGGCAAGAAGCTTCCATGGGGACGCCATTTTATTCGACCTCGAATTCTACCCCGTGCGCAAACTACGTGCAAAAGCGTTGGCGGCATGACTAACCGCCGCCAGACTATTCGCATCAATAAGCATGAGAATGCGGCCAACGCTTGGCCGACGGCTGTCGATTAACCGAGGTTGAGCCGCTTTCGCAGATCGGCATTTTCAGCACGTAGCTTCTCGGCCAGCAGCTTCCGCAGTCTTTGATTTTCCTCTTCCAGCTGCAGAAGATCCGCAAACTCGTCAACTGCAGCTACCGACGGTGCCGTCGCTGCCTGAACCGCCCTCGGAGCACGCTTGATAGGCGCACGTCTGGCGTTTGTCGCACCTTCGTCAGACTTTGCTTTGCGTCCTCTCTTCTGCTTTCCGGCGGTGGCATTCGAAGCCAATGCTGGTTGCACAGAAACCGGGGCTGGGGCCGTTTCAGGCACTGCCTTCTTGGCGCGAGGTTTGCGCACTTTCTTCGATACATCGGACGCGATCGCGGCCGGCGTTTCAGCATTGATCATCGTATCGTTTTCGTCGGCCATTGTGGTCTCCTGTAAAGCCGATGCATTTGTCTCCTGCTCGATCGGCAGTGTCAATAACGACCCAGGCTGTTCTTCTCCGGATACAAGCATCTCGCTGCTTTTTGCCTGAGGAGTTAATGACAGAAATGCCATTGCCTCGTTCTGCAGATCTTGAGCAACGGACTTGAGATCGGTGTCTCCCCAGATTGAGTTCGGTTTGAAATTGAGTTTCCGGCGACCTGATTTGTACTCGACGGCAAAGCTGCGTTGGACTTTTTTCATCTTAAAGAAGCCTCGGGTGTCTGATTCGGCGGCGACGTCTTCAGCATCGCAAGCCTTTCAGATAGCGACTGCAATCCATCCGGTCTATATTTTTTGAATATTGGCTCACTGGCGAATCGAAAACAAGCAACTGCTATGATATCGTTCCGTTGGCGCCGCTCGATGATTGCGAGCCGATCTTCGCTGGTGAGAGGATAGCCCTTCGACGTGGCAACACGGCCTGATCCGATGTTCCGGCTATACAAACATTGCGGTAGTTCGTTTTGCGCGTAACCATCGCATAGACGACCAATAGCTGACGCGCCGAACCCGATCACGGTTGTGCAAGTGTCGGCCGAATAGCCGAATGCGTTACGTAGAAACTGTCCCGCTTTCTACGCCAGCGCAAGCTCATCGTCCGGCAAAGCGAAAATGATCGAGCGCAATTGGGTCATAGTCCTCCGCAATCAGGGTGTCGCCCAGGCCGCGCCTAACCGGCTCGGGTAGGCATATCCGGCAATGCCTTCTCCTCGATCAAGGGTTGGTTCTATCGTAACCTGAGCGCAGCCGAACACGGAAACCCGCGCCGCCGATTAGAGCAGGATAATTCGATCCGGGTTGAAGACAGCCTCAGAAGCCCGCGACCTTGGCGAGTGCGCGCTTCTCGCGGCGGCGCTGGACCGAAGAGGCGATGTTCATCGCTTCCCGGTATTTCGCAACCGTGCGGCGGGCAAGATCGACGCCGCCCTTCTTCAGCATCTGGACGATATCGCCATCGGAAAGCACCGCCTCCGGGCTCTCCTGCATGATCAGCGCACGGATCCTGTGACGCACGGCCTCAGCCGAATGGCTGTCACCGCCCGCGACGGCGCTGATCGAGGCGGTGAAGAAATATTTGAGTTCGAAGAGGCCGCGCGGCGTCAGGATATATTTGTTCGACGTGACGCGGCTGACGGTGGATTCATCCATCTCGATCGCCTCGGCGACCGTCTTCTGGTTCAGCGGGCGCAGGTAATCGACGCCGTGCAACAGGAAGGCGTCCTGCTGGCGGACGATTTCGATTACCACCTTCATGATGGTTTTTTCCCGCTCGTCGAGGCTGCGCTTCAGCCAACTGACCTTCTCCTGGCAACCGGCAAGGAAGGCGCGAGCTTCGTCGTTCTTTTTCACCAGGGAAGAATAGGACTTGTTGACCAGCGGGCGCGGCATCGCATCCGGATTGAGCTCGATCAGCCAGCCGCCATCCGAGGAGGCTCTGACGACCACATCGGGTATGATCGCTTCGGAAACAGCTGCCTCGAAATCGCTGCCGGGCTTGGGATTGAGCTGACGGATCTCGCGGAGCATGTCGAGAAGATCTTCCTCGTCGACGCCGCAGAGCCGCTTCAGCGTGGCAAAGTCGCGCCGGGCCAGCAGTTCGAGGTTTTCGACCAGAGCCTGCATGGCCGGGTCGTACCGGTCCTTCTGCCTGAGCTGGATCGCCAGGCATTCGGCGAGGCTGCGGGCAAAAACACCTGGCGGATCAAGGCTCTGCAGGGTGGCAAGCACGCGCTCGGCCTGTGCGAGGCTCGTGCCCAGCCCCTCGCTTGCCTCGACAATATCGGCCTGCAGATGACCTCGCTCGTCGAGCTGGTCGACGAAATTCTGCGCGATCAGCCGGTCGGCCATGTCAGGCAGGACGAAGGGGATCTGCTGGGCGAGATGATCGCGTAGCGACACCTGGCCGGCGACGAAATCGTCGATATCGTAGTCGACGCCATCGCCGCTGCCCGGCATCGACTTCCACTGGCTGACGAGCTCCGGCGCGTCGAGGCGCTGCGGGGCCGCGTCGTCAGGAAAGACATTGGTGTAATTGGCGTCGAGTTCGTCGTTCAGCCGGCTGGTGCTGGCGCTGCCGCCATTGTCGCACCAGTCGGTGGAGAGCGCCTGGTCACGATTGTCATAACCATCGTCCCCGCCGGCATCCTCCGATTGATGAGCATACTCACCATCTTGGGTTTCGCCGCATTCGCCACCCGCCACGTTGTCGTCCTGAAATTCGAGCAGCGGATTCTGTTCCACTTCTTGAGCGATAAACTGGCTGAGTTCGAAATGATTCATTTGCAGCAACCGGATGGATTGCATCTGTTGCGGTGACATCACCAGGGACTGGGTCTGGCGCTGGATAAGATTGGCGGAAGGTTTCATGATAATTTCCACTTAATTCTTGGATCCATGCCCGATCATGACCTCAGGGCACGAGATCGATGCCGTCACGTGGCACGTGCTTGGCATCATGAACCAAATTGGGGCAACTTGGGCGCCCCGTCGCTTAGTAGCTTTCAAGAAAGCCCTCCAAATCATCGAGTGAATCCCGAAAAGAATATTCTTAAGTTTTAGTTATTTTGGCGAGCCGTGAACTCGGTTAGGAAAGGGCGTTTGTCGCGGAGCCGACAAACGACGACAGTGCAGATTGTCGCAATTCTGTATCTACATTTCCTTTTTGGACCCAGTGTTTGGTCAGGGTTTTCGTTGATCGGTTTCGTCCTCGGCGAGGATTCGCCAGGCGGCGCCTTCAAGGTCGTCGTACTGGCCGCTCTTCAGCGACCAAAGGAATGCCAGGAGTCCTATTCCTCCCATCAGCAGCGCGATCGGTATGAGATAGATCAACATGTTCATGCGGCTTTGACCTCCGCGATCCTGCCGATCCGCCCTCGAATGTGCATATCCGGACGCTTGCTGAAGGCGTTCAGGCGCAGTGCGTTCGTCACGACGATGATCGAAGATGTCGACATTGCCACCGCCGCTATCAGCGGTGTCGCCAATCCGGCGATGGCAATCGGCACCGCCAGCACATTATAACCAATCGCCAGAACAAAGTTCTGCCGGATCAGCGTGGCAGATCTTCTCGCAATGGCGATCGCTTCCGGCACGGCGTCGAGGCGATCGTTGAAGAAAACGAGGTCGGCGGCCTGTCTGCCGATATCGGAAGCCGTGGCCGGCGCCATCGAGACATGGGCCGCGGCAAGGGCAGGGGCGTCGTTGATCCCGTCGCCAACCATGAGCACGCGGCGACCTTCGCCATTCAGCCTCTGGCATTCATCGACCTTCCGTTTCGGCGTCAGCGAGCCTAAAGCCCTGTCGATGCCCAGAGCATGCGCCGTATGGTCGACCACGGTCTGCCTGTCGCCGGACACGATCAGCGTTTCAAGACCGGCTGCGTCGAGCTGGCCGATGGCCTCGCGAGCGCCCGGGCGAAGCGTGTCATCGAAGAAGAAGCGGGCAAGGGCGACGCCATTCTTCGACAAGACCACTTCCGAGAGCGGACTATCGGCGATGCGGGGCACGAAGCCGGTTCCGCAGGCAAATGCCGTGTTGCCCAGTCGATAGACGTCCGCGCCCTTCCTGGCTTCCAGCCCCCCGCCAGGGATTTCCGTGACGCTGTCGAAGGACATGGGGGCGGTTTCGGAGCCCCGTACCAGAGCCCGAGAAAGAGGATGCCGTGAATGCACGGCCAATCCGCGGGCGACTGCTGTGGCGTTCTCTTCCATGGCGTCCACTCTGACAAGGCGCGGCCTGCCCATCGTCAAGGTGCCCGTTTTGTCAAAGGCCACAGTGTCGGTCTCGGCCAGCCTTTCGAGTGCCGAACCGTCCTTCACCATGATGCCCTTGCGGAAAAGCTCCCCCGCAGCGACGACCTGGACCACGGGCACGGCAAGGCCCAATGCGCATGGGCAGGTAATGATCAGGACCGCTACCGCGACCAGCATTGCCTGTTTCCAGTCTCCGCCGAGGAGGCCCCAGGCAAGAAAGGAGACCAGCGCCAACAGATGCACGGCCGGGGAATAGAGCGCCGCAGCGCGATCGGCGATCCTGCGATAGCGAGCTCTTCCGCCCTCGGCGGCTTCCATGAGGCCGATGATCTCCGAAAGAAGCGAATTCTTGGCAATGCGCGTCGCGCGCAGGACGAGCGAGCCGGTCAGGTTCATCGCGCCCGAACTCACCTCACTGTTGCCGGCGACGGCGACGGGGCTGCTCTCGCCGGTGACGATGGAGAGGTCCACGTCGCTTGCTCCGCTGACCACTACGCCATCGACGGGAACCCTTTCGCCTGCCGCTATCGAGATTTCATCTCCCACCGCGATCTCTTCTACCGCAATGTAGCGTCGGGACCCGTCCGGATTGATCAGCAAGGCCCCGCGCGGCGCCAGCCTTGCAAGTCCGTTGATCGCCGCCCGAGCCTTTTCCCGCATGATATGATCGAGGGTCCTGCCGATCAGCAGGAAGAAGAGCAGCGAAACCGACGCGTCGAACCATGCATGTTCACCGTGATGGATGGTCTCCCACAGTGAAACGGCATAGGAGAGCGTCACGGCGAGCGAGATCGGAACGTCCATGTTGGTGCGTCCGTGGCGGAGCGCATTCCAGGCCGATTTGAAGAAGAAGCGCCCCGCATAGACCAGCGCGGGCGCTGCTATCATCGCCGAGATCCAATGAAACATGTCGCGCGTCGCAGCATCTGCACCCGACCAGACCGATACCGAGAGCAACATGATGTTGGCGGCCGCAAAACCGGACACGCCGATCGCGAGGAGAAGTTGATTTCTGGTCTTGTCGTTCTCGGGAGCTGAGGGCGTGAAGAGATGCGCGCGATATCCGGCCGAGTTGATCGCTGCGAGGATCTTGGACGGATCGGTTGCGCCCGTCTCGATCTCCTCCTGGTAGACGCAGCTCACCCTTCGAGCCGTGAGATTGACTCGTGCTGTCTTGACGAAGGGAAGCGTCGACAACGCCCTTTCGATTGTCGAAATGCAGCCGCCGCAGTGGACGTCGGGAACGCTCAGGTCCAGCTGGCGCAATCCTTCGCCGAGCGGCTGGCTGGCAAGGCGGATCTCTTCGGCACTGAATGACGTCGTGCTGAGCGCAAGCACGCTTTCCGCGTTCATGGTACAGCAGGTCATCGGTCCAACTCCTTGGTATCGATGCGTTTGGCCTCATGCATGACGACCACGCCGCCGTTTCGCGAGATGGCCTCGACGATCCAGTCACCGTCGGCTAGATCATGCTCCGCCTCGAACCGCCCCGCGGCTGTCTTCCTGAGCG encodes the following:
- a CDS encoding helix-turn-helix transcriptional regulator — protein: MNMVSKIAKFPVAPSVGALLAEARLARGYSLDDVAETTGLTVTEVTALENDADFDASRIRRTASALGILKKICDAPR
- a CDS encoding ACT domain-containing protein — translated: MAIVLRDKFEMLSNMTPSLKEGEYVFCSIPNEGSKAHNLNPIATFHEKEGLTVILEKGEAHEAGFETSLAMRQITLDVNSALDGVGLTAGVAASLAEAGIPCNMVAAYHHDHIFVPTGLADRALHLLERLQRESARAMRNVNEL
- a CDS encoding redoxin family protein — its product is MTSSLNSGSPAPSIKVQHWLRGDPLPNFKLGKIYIPAFVSTTCSGCGPALARLAQLHEQYRDIGIEVIGIVANNRTAMVDEALAEVDAWVTKWLPNANIRIGFDYSGEMDEDWLKASLSSAVPRAFVVDLDGRIAFIGDLVKLEDVLPKVIDGSWRASAEAKSAEEERIAEAEIHAPARALLRRIRAATDIEDWKTALSAIEEGIILFPDNIKFHQKHVEILIGVMRDMEAGWIALVQFARTAIERNSEDWLSRRCEPTPGLLVLPFAREFRKASPLCAGDYSSLTLRIARADSRCSLSNRCNARSARPVGTKMWSW
- a CDS encoding transcriptional regulator yields the protein MKKVQRSFAVEYKSGRRKLNFKPNSIWGDTDLKSVAQDLQNEAMAFLSLTPQAKSSEMLVSGEEQPGSLLTLPIEQETNASALQETTMADENDTMINAETPAAIASDVSKKVRKPRAKKAVPETAPAPVSVQPALASNATAGKQKRGRKAKSDEGATNARRAPIKRAPRAVQAATAPSVAAVDEFADLLQLEEENQRLRKLLAEKLRAENADLRKRLNLG
- the rpoN gene encoding RNA polymerase factor sigma-54 produces the protein MKPSANLIQRQTQSLVMSPQQMQSIRLLQMNHFELSQFIAQEVEQNPLLEFQDDNVAGGECGETQDGEYAHQSEDAGGDDGYDNRDQALSTDWCDNGGSASTSRLNDELDANYTNVFPDDAAPQRLDAPELVSQWKSMPGSGDGVDYDIDDFVAGQVSLRDHLAQQIPFVLPDMADRLIAQNFVDQLDERGHLQADIVEASEGLGTSLAQAERVLATLQSLDPPGVFARSLAECLAIQLRQKDRYDPAMQALVENLELLARRDFATLKRLCGVDEEDLLDMLREIRQLNPKPGSDFEAAVSEAIIPDVVVRASSDGGWLIELNPDAMPRPLVNKSYSSLVKKNDEARAFLAGCQEKVSWLKRSLDEREKTIMKVVIEIVRQQDAFLLHGVDYLRPLNQKTVAEAIEMDESTVSRVTSNKYILTPRGLFELKYFFTASISAVAGGDSHSAEAVRHRIRALIMQESPEAVLSDGDIVQMLKKGGVDLARRTVAKYREAMNIASSVQRRREKRALAKVAGF
- the ccoS gene encoding cbb3-type cytochrome oxidase assembly protein CcoS; the encoded protein is MNMLIYLIPIALLMGGIGLLAFLWSLKSGQYDDLEGAAWRILAEDETDQRKP
- a CDS encoding cation-translocating P-type ATPase, with the translated sequence MTCCTMNAESVLALSTTSFSAEEIRLASQPLGEGLRQLDLSVPDVHCGGCISTIERALSTLPFVKTARVNLTARRVSCVYQEEIETGATDPSKILAAINSAGYRAHLFTPSAPENDKTRNQLLLAIGVSGFAAANIMLLSVSVWSGADAATRDMFHWISAMIAAPALVYAGRFFFKSAWNALRHGRTNMDVPISLAVTLSYAVSLWETIHHGEHAWFDASVSLLFFLLIGRTLDHIMREKARAAINGLARLAPRGALLINPDGSRRYIAVEEIAVGDEISIAAGERVPVDGVVVSGASDVDLSIVTGESSPVAVAGNSEVSSGAMNLTGSLVLRATRIAKNSLLSEIIGLMEAAEGGRARYRRIADRAAALYSPAVHLLALVSFLAWGLLGGDWKQAMLVAVAVLIITCPCALGLAVPVVQVVAAGELFRKGIMVKDGSALERLAETDTVAFDKTGTLTMGRPRLVRVDAMEENATAVARGLAVHSRHPLSRALVRGSETAPMSFDSVTEIPGGGLEARKGADVYRLGNTAFACGTGFVPRIADSPLSEVVLSKNGVALARFFFDDTLRPGAREAIGQLDAAGLETLIVSGDRQTVVDHTAHALGIDRALGSLTPKRKVDECQRLNGEGRRVLMVGDGINDAPALAAAHVSMAPATASDIGRQAADLVFFNDRLDAVPEAIAIARRSATLIRQNFVLAIGYNVLAVPIAIAGLATPLIAAVAMSTSSIIVVTNALRLNAFSKRPDMHIRGRIGRIAEVKAA